The DNA segment CCTGCCTCCCGTGCACGGTGAGGTCATCGGGGCGCGGACACGCGAACCGCGTGCTGCGGCGGCTTCGGCGACGCCCGCGGTTCTTCGAGCTTTCCACTCCCGTCACGCCGCGTCCATACGACGGACCCGCGACGGACCCGATCCCGCCGCCGGTGCCCGGCGCGGGGCCGTACGGTTCCCGTACCGGCGCCCCTCGCGGGGTCGTGCGCACCGCTCCCGGGCGGCTTCGCGCGAGCCCGGCGCACGACCTCGGCGCACGGGCCGCGGGTGCCCGCCCGCCACGCGTACGCGCGCGTGGCTACGATGGGCCAGCCGGCGGCCATCAGGGCCGCGGCGACACCGACCGTCGGGAAGGCCATGCTGAACAAGTACGCGCGTGCATTCTTCACGCGTGTCCTCACACCGTTCGCCGCGTTTCTCATCCGGCGGGGGGTGAGCCCCGACACGGTCACGCTGCTCGGCACGGCGGGCGTGGTGGCGGGCGCGCTGGTGTTCTACCCCCGGGGCGAGTTCTTCTGGGGCACGGTCGTGATCACCCTGTTCGTCTTCTCCGACCTGGTCGACGGCAACATGGCCCGCCAGCTGGGCCGCTCCAGCCGCTGGGGCGCCTTCCTGGACTCCACCCTGGACCGGGTCGCCGACAGCGCGATCTTCGGCGGCTTCGCGCT comes from the Streptomyces sp. SUK 48 genome and includes:
- the pgsA gene encoding phosphatidylinositol phosphate synthase — translated: MGQPAAIRAAATPTVGKAMLNKYARAFFTRVLTPFAAFLIRRGVSPDTVTLLGTAGVVAGALVFYPRGEFFWGTVVITLFVFSDLVDGNMARQLGRSSRWGAFLDSTLDRVADSAIFGGFALWYAGQGDDNMMCAVSIFCLASGQVVSYTKARGESIGLPVAVNGLVERAERLVISLVAAGFAGLHTFGVPGIQWLLPIALWIVAAGSLVTLIQRVVTVRRESAEAEAAAARDASGAAR